A window of Tachypleus tridentatus isolate NWPU-2018 chromosome 7, ASM421037v1, whole genome shotgun sequence genomic DNA:
CAGAAAATGAATGAGATAAAAGAAGAATCCTCTGATGCTGAAAATAATGACAAAAGGTACTttcaagtttttatatatatatagccacaGATCGATGAAAGTGTGTTTGAagtaaatatcttaaaacaatataaaaatgtttgttttcccCTTATATTAAACCAATTGTTATTCACTATGTAATGTTGAAAACACTTTACAGTGTTACACTCAACTATTGCTTGTTCTACACCCATCTGGTATATAACTAAagaactgttattaaaataactttgcaAAGTGTTCTTAAATTAACTGATCAAATTTTAGTATGAGTGCAGCAAAAAGTTACTTAGAATTATTCTATAGTAAGTAAACTATTTCTgtaacttgttttgtttctattgtaTCAGGATGCAGATAGATGACCAACAGCTATCTGATGACCATTTGgacaaaaaattagaaaaagaacAGGAGGAATCTTCATTAGTACGTAATCTAGAAATGAactaattttttatctttataatctGAACTGTTTGGCAATTTCATTTGTATCAGTAATCTGTTGgaatgtgttttttaattatgtaGCCCCTTTATGATCATGTAAGATGGAATGTTTAAACTAATATTGCCAGAAATAGATATCATTGGAAATTGTTGAATACAGTTTTGAtagtaactattattttataacacaccATTTGTGATGAAAGGATGGAAGTTTGTAGTAGTAAAAATAAGCTATTTGCAAGCATAGTTAGAGTATTGtactcttttaaaaaaataagtattacaaaaaaattaatgtgtAATGTCAATAAACgttgtattttgttgtatttaattcTCTGGAATTAAAAGTAGTGCaggtaaaaacatggaaaaacGTACACACGTTATTGAATGTAAAGAAAATGTAGGGCttataagttgtttaaaatcAACTGTTACTATATAgcttgtttaatttaaatacaaaattcaattcCAGTACATCAATAATCTAGTTTGTGTGTAAATTGATAGCTGTTAGGTTTAAGTGGTCAAAAGTTAAGCATTTTAATTACACATAATTTTACTGCTATTTTCAGTGATTCTATAGCTTTTGTGTCAAAAATAACAATTTGGTTTATGagaatattacattaagtaatttataatatctTTCAATACGTAACTGGAGTTATTTTGTTTCTTCCAAATAAGTTTTTGTTaagtgttttataacatgtaCTGTAGATAGATCATTTGTGAgagcattaatttatttttgtttaaaaggaATTCAAAAGAAAAAGGCGAGAAAAGGAGAAAAAGAAGAGAGAGCGGATCAAGTCCAGATTGGTTGAATCATCTAAAAATGAAGGAAAGAGAACAGACAGTTCAGAAGATGAAATGAAAACTACTGAGAGTAGAAATATTAGTGTTGATAATAAACCCATTGAAAGCATTTTAAAGGTAAGAACCTTTCAAAGgaaaattgtgaaatatttcattaatttgtttatgGCTAGATTATAAGTTTTTGGTACCTTATGAATTGTTTTGAGGGGttgtgtatattttgttaaacatggacttatttaaaataatatagtacATAAAACTTATCCGACTTTTATAATCCATttacaacagtttttaaaactcaGTTTGGTTTTAATATTTGCAGACTAGGGGAAAAACTTGTACTTCACACATGAAACTTTTTTTTGTCGTGTTTTGCatttgaatacattaagtttttaaATGCACAAAGTTATGTAAAGTCACTGCTATGTgtatttgaagtaataaaaatagttaaGGGATTTGTGTAAACAACTTGTGAGGTTAAGTATATAGAGTTCTGAATAAATCTGATAACCGTGGTTAACGTCTTAACGTGTGATACCCATTGAATGCCTCTAGTGCAAAAGACACTTTGATTTGAATGATCTAATCAAAAAGAAATAACAGATCTACTAATGCTTTGAAAAGATGGGTGCTTGAGGAAGGTATTAAAACCCAACAGGGTAATAGAACTATTAAAACCCAACAGGGTAATAGAACTATTAAAACCCAACAGGGTAATAGAACTATTAAAACCCAACAGGGTAATAGAACTATTAAAACCCAACAGGGTAATAGAACTATTAAAACCCAACAGGGTAATAGAACTATTAAAACCAAACAGGGTAATAGAACTATTAAAACCCAACAGGGTAATAGAACTATTAAAACCCAACAGGGTAATAGAACTATTAAAACCCAACAGGGTAATAGAACTATTAAAACCCAACAGGGTAATAGAACTATTAAAACCCAACAGGGTAATAGAACTATTACCCCTGAATGTCTGTAAGCAAACAAAGAAGGTTGCACAAAAATCTTAACACATAGATAGTGTTGTCTGTGTTGATACTCTGGAGGATGACAGATCAGTTCCACAAATACACAGCATGCTCTGTGCTAACACTTATCTTATGTAATTGCATGATGATGATCTTGGTCATATATCTgtacttgtaattttatttttacatagctTAATAAAGATTATGAAGCTTTCCACATTTGCACacatattactattttaattatataggtataagaacaaaaatattctagCTGGTAAAAGTTTAAATATGGTATCTTTATTCAGTGTGTGCTTTAACCTTAAcattacttaattattttaaactattccCTTTTGGTTGCATCCAGATATTGCATGGGGTTGAgtactttttttatatttgtctgtTATAATACTCagtgtaaagaattttaaaaaattaaatcactCATTTTCTCTACAATatcaacaataattatatatctgAACATTTcagttatagttttattttgatttgagaTAAGAGAcccaacatatttttttttaacttaaagatGTAATTTGTCCTTATAGAAATACAATATCAGACTGGAAGgttttaatcaaatattaagTAGTTGGTCCCTGAAGTTTTGACATGTATTTTTTTCTGACCTATGTAGTTCAGTTTTAACAAATAGGatagaaaattaagagaaatattttcaatatcattTCTTGTGGACTGCATacatttattttggatatttgaaacaatttttgaTAAATGTTCTATAAATACTGCATTCTTTAAatctaactaatttttttttcgttGGTACTTAGTTTAAAGAAAGATTTTATTTAGATATGGAACAGTATTTCATCTAATATACTTGTACCAGTACCTAACTACTTGATTTAAGAGTAATGCTGAAATTTTCTTTCAGAGTTaatttgattatattaattaaacatgCATAAATATATGTAACTACAGTAACTATATGTTTTCTGGgaatgtgtttgtatttttgttgcttGAGGTAATCCTGTAACATTTTTACTGTGAAAATTTTATAATGTGCAGAAATGGAAGCCTACCGtgttatatagtttttttaatttttcttaacccAGACAGAGTCCTTTGTAAGGCTTTTAGACATCAAAGAAACCTTTAAAAAGCCAGATTCTACCAAATCAAGTAAGAAAATTCAAATGCCAAAGAGCCAAGATGGAAGGCCAAGTGAAAGAAAGAATAGTGAAGATAAGTGTATTAATAAATGTGACTCAAGTTCACAAGGCAAATATGCTGAGAAGCAGGTAGCCAGGGTAAAAGATAAATGTACAGATGAACATCCTACAGATGAGAACAGTGCAAAGCAGGAAACGAAAAGGGTGAATGattctacaaacaaacattctacagAAACAAAGGACAAAAATGAGTTGAGGCGGGAGAAAAAATTAAGAGAGAAATTTACGAAAAAACATCCTACAGAAGAAAAAGATAACTTGAGGAAAAATACCGAAAATAAAGTTAGAGATAAACTTTGTACAGACACTGATAGTAATGGTAGCTTAAACCAAAAAGTAAAAGACAAATCattcagtaaacaaataaaatcagaaGATAGAAACAGTCCAGAAAGAAAAGAGAGGGGAAAGGGAAAAGAAGACTTGGAAAAATTTGACGACAAGGTTAATTTTAatcctttattttaattcaaaatatttaactgttttaatgttGATGTGATTGAAAAGTTTATGACTGTTGTAGCAGTATAAGTTgtgatgtgtttattttaattttgaggaAGTACATGCATTAGGTGATGTTACtagagtaatatatatttttggagtAAAGTTATCCTTATAGGAAACAATTACCAAACATGTGATTAAACAGATAAAATAGTGAAATGAAGCTCTGTAAGCTAGTTAATGAGTTAATAATGCTTAAAACAATACATGTATTGTTAATAGTGCTATTTGAAATGCAGGAGTAATACTTAAAGTTCACATGTTTAAATCATACATAAGTATAGCAATATAAGAATGTTTTATAGAAAGTTGTGTTCAtgttgtagttttttgttttttttttctagtcaaGTTCGAAAGATGGTTACTCATTAGGGAAGGACAACCACTTGGGTAAAGTCCAACAGAAAGTGtaagtatattatataaatatcattcaGTTTATCTCAGAGGAAAGAGATATGGCTGTAAAATGCTAATATTACAAATTTGCTTACATTCTTTGTTAAAACTGTTTCTTCTACTAATGATAATTTCAGTTGGAAACTGATGCTTAGTAAATTTCCCCATCCTCcaaaatttgtgtaatttttgttaaaatgttttgtgttgttcCTTGTTAATGTTTTCTGTTCACCTTTTACATCAGATGTGCACACATAAcactaaaagtaattaattttatcaaccCAACAGGTAATTTgaacttttatttcattaattatcaaTTAACTTGTTACTACTTTGAGAATCAGTTAGAAATTTCTactgtactcttttttttttagtatttgtttttatttctgaagtGGAATTTTACTATAGTTCATTATATGCAGAAAAAACAGAAGctgttgtaaataatgttattttgactGATGTTCATGTTGGTATTAAAAACAGAAGTGTGTTTTTCTTCAGATACGTACCTGAGCTGTTAATCTTGATATGATAAAAAATTCTAAAGATATAGTTTAGTATGAGAGTGGGATAAAACTGCATTGTAGGGGGTTAAATGTTATTCTGGTACCCATAGAGTTAGTTAAGTATGGATACACAGATATGgaatgtactgtttgtttatatgaCTGGCCCCTCTTCACCTTCACATTCCTGTGCATATCTTCTGCAATAGTAACTTTGCTAAATTtttgaaggaaataaaaattatgttacatgTCAGTCTACCTTTATACTTCAAGAACAAtgacatattttttttcatttaaagtaacagttaatggtaataataaaagGTTTCTTGACATGATGGTCAGTAAACTAACTATTACACTAAAGGGAGCAGTTGaaactgtttacatttgtttctgtTGGAACTGTCAAGTGAAAAAAATCAACCAGGTTTAGAATGAACTTCTATGGCTATTtcctaaaatcaatattttatatacatttagtgcaaagaaagaagaaaaagaacaaataaagagAGAAAAACTTGAGAAAAATAAGCGAGAAAGAATTGAAAAACAGAGTAAAAAATGTAAGTCTGCAACACGTGTTGATCCAATTAAAACCAGAAAATTACAAGAGAACAAAAGCTTTTAGTCATCTTAAAGTCTCTGattaaaaccaacaaaataataaagtaaaattgttttatttaaaacaaatatttaaattcataatCATTACGTCTTCCAAAAGCAAGCATGATGTTAATACATTTTGGAagtttgatataagaaaaacaaaacacttttgtatttctatataatgTGTATTTTGATATGTTTGTTGAAGGATAAAAATGTCTGCTTAGTATTTTGTTTGCAAAAGGAAAAGAGCATTTCACATTTTTGTGTACTTGATATATAGCTTAATGACTGACATTTTACAATGCAAGTTAGGGCATGTTTTAGTAACGTGTAGTATCATTGTGTATTGCTTATTACAGAAACCAGTGAgagaaacatgaaataaatattcaatgtttttgtAGTTTCAGTATTGATTATTACTACATAATTATGTGTTGTTGTATTTATCATGTTTTACAAAGCCTTCTGTtcacccctcagtgtggattcttgtacatggtgagaggatctcccagggaaggttctgttctttcagtttacctcctctgggatctaaacatccacccacatgtttgccatatgaggcaacctgtgaaggggaaaAGAGGATCCTTGTAGTTCAGTGGTTCAACCCCAACGCAcctctttggccttgaattcctgtagacgggccaCCTTTGAGTGGCCCCCCTTGGATCAGTTGactggtccactcgggctagggtcaaccaagtaccagtgttgtaaattctcaacaggtgttgtggacactgtgtctcatgctggtgtttgggtatagtgctcacgaaaccctggcattgctgtagtgtccttgtttgacattgcagtgcatccccttgtagggttccatggtgggtggggtcagtgggcactgaaatttccattttctttattatggatactccaattgaaaatcttaataaaatagtgaaaaaacagtataGGTAGATGACCacgttttgaagattctgagcaacaatcCTCACCATCCATGCCACttgttgtaccttattttctaatattgcactcactttcagacaaacctttagggcagatgtttccctttttcattcagaagggactagagggacgtgctggctctccaaagtcagtaaagaagcttcgatctggagacatgttggtggaaacatccacatttcaacacattgaactcctcttgaattcaaaggcaattggggatatacctagtgatgttacacctcatgctaccttgaattcatcatgaggagttattgttgagaggatttgaagaacatcccaaggttggagattcttgctggtttctccacccaaggagtttctgcagtgaggtgtatctccacttgcaaagatggaatcaTAGTGCCAACCATTGTCCTgattctgacatttacattaccacgTCTGCCTACCCCCTCAAAGCATGGTTATTTTATttgcagagtacagccatacattccaaactctcttcgatgtttccagtgtcaaaggttcagtcactcgaagatgTCTTGTCGTGGTTCCATGACATGTGCTGGTTGCAGTGGCAAAGATCATGATGCCAGtcagtgtgaaacggaccctcattgcatcagttgcaatgacTCTCGCCCATCCTAcatttgttcttgccctaaatggttgaaagaaaaagaggtgcagcgtttgaaaacaattctaacATTACCTATCTCGAGGATCGAAAATTACTGTCCACCACCTCATTTCGGATGtctgctgctgcacttcatttcacagctactgtgggagtgcagacagatctctctgtgcctccaaaagaatcattctccaaacaaatgaaaagtcttttgacctccataacaaaatgttgatgaatcaacttcaacacctatctctgtcccttgtATACTTTCCACCAagccccaagatccacatcctttggttccagataCAGGCATATCCTCAGATtcatcttcctctctcaccccaagatgcaaaataatCATTAGTTCATGTCCTCAttctctggaatccccttccaacagcaaagacctgcccaattgacccagggcaggatcaaTGGAGGTAGATAGACCTCCCCCACATAAGGACAGTGaggaaaaagacatggtcataaacagaagggttctccagccaatttCCCTACACGTCATTAAAAAGGGCCTtttttgatacaatggaactgtcgaggtttactttctaatctggatgacatcaaaatactgattgcttcctactatcctgtatgtcttttcttacaggaaacatttctgaaacctgctgatacattcaccttttggcaattttcttttttaagaaatgacaggctgtgtgatggacgagtgcatggaggggtggctcTGTTTgctgatcagcatgtgcccaccctgtctttgtcactcaacacacccttggaggccgtagccatccgtgtttccttgggtcatgccatcactatttgttctctctacctgtcacctggagaaacatatgatcaatcagaccttgatgcactcattgaacagttgttgtctccatttctaatcctgggggactttaatggacatcatcccctccaGGGAAGTGCTGTTATTAATAGGATTGGTTGCTCTGTCGAGCATATGCTCTCAAATCACAACCTTTCTGTTTTCAATACTggattttttacttattttcatgcacctagtcagtcctttactgctattgttccccttcattattctcttatttttcgtggagggttgacagtaatcattttcctataattttgagaaactggccgtggttgatgccacccaaccctcatgccctggtggaagctggatcaggcagactggcccactttcactgctctcgcagaacttaatcctgccatcgtctgtcagccatcaatagacgactgtgtggcagcagtgactaactgtattatacaagcagctgctaaatgtattcctaaaacctcgacacgttttccactatatccttgttcgtggtggaatcctgcctgccacatggcatggaaggctcaaaaatgggcctgggatacttttcgtagatatcccacactttaaaactgcattgctttccagtgggcccgtgcacatgctcagtgggtaaaacgtcaaaaccagaaggaatcttggattaagttcacaactggcatatcttctaccaccagttccaaagtcatataggacaAGATATGAAAGGCCAGTGGACAATacaattctgtcctcctctctatcttactctctgatggccaagaagttgcTGATATCTaaagcattgccaatactctaggtgaaagcttttgccaggtatctagcacttctgcttcttcctccaccttcttagccatcaagactcaggcagagtgatgacctcttttcttttgagctgattgtctctatgactataatcgtcactttacactggtgaaactcaaactggcccttcatcagtctgatagtacattggttggacctgatgatatgtACTATGAGATTCTGctccatctatctcctgcttctcttgctattcttctggttgtttttaatcacatctagcaggataatgtttttcttgatgcctggtgccaggctattgtcctgcctttctccaagcctgggaaggatcccaagattccttcaaactaccgtccaactgctttgacgagctgtctctgtaagactttagagagaatgattaatgctcgtcttgtttggttcctcgaatccaACAACCACCTCTTGCCCACCcatctgattcaacttgaaacgtcaatcagagaagcctttctcaaatgacaacatcttgtgtctatattctttgacattgagaaggcttatgacacaacatggaggtatggaattttgcgagacctccatatatatgggttacatggccatttaccaattttttaaattttttttaatggacaagagattccaagtCCTGTGGGTTAAAcattttcccattcttttctacaggaacttggagtccctcagggctgtgttctgagtgttgcgcttttcagtataaaaattaatgccatcactgaacaactcccactcattgttgcaaacgggctctatgtcgacgactttcatatctcatATCAGTCGTTGAGCATGAGCTATATTGCTGTGGCCACAAACTGCCCTCAGTTGTGTACTGAAATGGACCActgcaaatggctttaatttatatctctttaaaaccgtttgcatgcacttttgccgccaatggggtatttaccctgattctgaactccgtatcagtgaagttacGCTGCCTGTTGTCCCTGAGACCAGTATTTTGgacttatctttgatcataagctgacctttataccacaatTAAGCAGCTACGAATCAAAAgttcaagagcactgaacatcctccgtgttctctctacCACCACTCCGGGAATGGATCGATGTTTGATGCTAAAGACATATCATGCTTTTATTCCATCAagaactcgactatggatcactggtctatggttcatcggccttaaagatgctagaccctattcatcatcaaggactttggctctgcactggggctttctgcacttccccagttcagagtttatacatagagtctcataaaccttctttgcacctctgccgtttgcaactgtcttaattatatgctttgaaacttcattccttaccaaagcatcctacctTGGGTTGTGTTTTCCCTCCTTGAtaggccatgctttttcaggCCAGATGGTCTGCAATTGCACCTTTtgaccttcgtatccaggcaTAGTTAGattaattgggtctgtccttggataacattgctatatccactggtcagatcatcccaccatggcttattacagtttccaaatgtgacctatctttaagtcatctgagaaaagtagacacccctgattggaaatactgtctgctatttactgaacatctttcgaacaatctttccattcctatttatacaggtgGTTTGAAATCAGGAGACTGTGTGGGCtatgccatggtttgttgtggtttggggGTTGCATACCGAATCCCCTCTATagattctgtgttcactgctgaactgtacgccatttctcttttcctggatcatatagaagctaagcagtactcgaactgcacgatttatacttactcgcttagttctctactggcccttgAATCgtttcacgttggttcacaccctgttcttgccaatatttaAAACCGAcgggcccatttttctttaacatctacttttattcagtttttctggataccggaccatgttggtatttgcaggaacaagctcgctgacactgcagctaagtctatttgctctggcactatcactgctgtgcctatcCCATACATGgtctgtggtcctgtattcaagacttggcTCCATGCTAGCTGGCAGTCGAGTTGGGAGTAAGCAATGCaaaaataagcttttccaaataaaaccctatattggactttggccatcttgtttctgtaaggattggaaagaggaagttgttctaactagtcTATgaattggtcacagtttttaactcctcattttcttttatctggaactgatgcaccagtgtgtagtttgtttaatgctcattcacaataagccacattttactttcctgtcATCATTATGATTCACATTGAGAGCACCATTTTATGCATGTTCTGTCCAAAGTTTGTTCTTAATACCACATGGTACAATAGTTTAAGGGctaattgtaaagaaaaataatttgcatTATACTTCACTTTGCTAAAGGAATAGTAAATAAACTTTACTTTATTCATCTACCTGACTTCACTTATAGGTGATAGAATCATGTTTTACATGTCTTTCTGGTAGTTTGAAAGATTTCCAAGTTTGTTGCTGATTGGTGCATGGCATCTCAGGCTGTTATTATCTATGTTCTGAAAGTCTCTACTAAGTCATATTTATTTTTCGgtgaaattttgaaaagttaatttCTGTAAGATTCTATAAGAGGCACAGAAATGAATAGTACttgcatttgtttgttatttgtaataattgtaagttaattttcaagtgaaaaattttaatattgagaTATAGTTTTGTCTTATGCTATTTATTTCTGgtagtaatttttattggttttatttttgtgtcattCAGGTAATTTTAGTTTAGTTACAAGAAGAatcttaatgaaaaattaatttaaactgtcctgttaaagaaaaatagaaaatgaaattcaaattatCAAAAACACTCTCCTTAGggatttatttcttttaataatatttaatctttaaatctcttaagaatatttgttataaGATTATTTGAGTAAAATAGTATTAGGCTTAAAAACGTTTGATAGGTAATAGGTCAGAATATGTGATTATATTTCAATATAGTTTTAAGATTGATCTTGTAAAGATTATGGTATATCAAACTGATGGCAATGAAAGTTGCTAAAAGAAATTTTTTGCAGACTCTCTTCTGGAATCCCGGCTTTGTGAACttgatgaaataattaaaaacagtttgaGTTTTGCCAGTATggtaatgtatatttttatttgttaattatatacttaagaattttttattttatgtgatcTGAGGTGCATTACATTTATAAGAATTCTACAGCCAGTTAGCTTAGCTCTTATAAACTGCAgacgtgtttttgtttgtaaaaaaattttattattataattcataattGATATCCATAATTTTCAATGAATATGCAGTGTTCCATAATTTGGTCATGTGTTTGAggtaaacttttttgtttgtaataaattttatggTAATAGTCTGTAATTGATATCCATTATTCTCAATGAATTTTAAGTGTTTCACAATTTAATCATGTGTTTAAGGTAAGCGTTGTTTAAATATCCACTTAGGATATTGATCGCTGTATGTCAGCCTTGAATGAACTTGACAACTTACCCATAACACAGTCCGTCATCAGCAGGGAACCTGATATTATTCACACCATTCGAAAAGTATGTTGCTATATTTCTAGTTTACTGTTTTAGATCATTTTCAAATCAACTTTTCATTGAGGCTCTTCTGCTTGAACTATATatgatttaaaagttattttgggtttttatgttatttgtattattgtaaataatcatAAAGTGATGAAAGAAGACAACACATTGTGTTTGAAAATACTAAGTTGAATATCAAATGGTTACatagataattttttgtttcCTGATAAAGAAAAAATTGGGTTTTTATGGAattagaaagtaaacattaattGTTGGCTAGTCAGTGAAAAAGGAAGTGTGGTTTGATATGATTTCTTTATGTATAAATCTGGATCAGAGTACTTTGAGTGGTTATGAAAACATGGATTAAGTTgtcagtataaaataataattgtgataacagacacaaattttgttttcctttttaatttgcAACATTCAATTGGTAAAATGCAgcttaattgtttatttgtatttatgtatGTCAAAGTGGTTTAAATTGTTACCACTttacaaagaaatgaaaattttttgTGTCATAGTGCCGCAAGTTTAAGAAAAGCGATGTCATAAAACAGAAAGCAGAGTATCTCTATCATAAGTTTAAGAAC
This region includes:
- the LOC143254990 gene encoding uncharacterized protein LOC143254990 isoform X4; this translates as MREKAIFKPGDLVFAKVRGYPPWPARIEEKPPAGKKVPLNKYPVLFFGTYEIANLAPKDLFSYEDYKEKYGKPMKRKFFNDGLWELENNPTVVPPTQMNESPDDMEDDDAEKFSDDESNSVIAEDKPKEKLSSNRKRKIDQKVVKAKKARVGDNTVVQGELEKNTVHKNDSKHSNESQVRKNECEKETQRRKAGKIEPERSRSGRMIKRKKYSSESESEKEGNKEKNNDDDAEVKKSPVRRLSDQKGYSTEEEPAKSDDKTNKGKMKEDCSVDRTAHQKMNEIKEESSDAENNDKRMQIDDQQLSDDHLDKKLEKEQEESSLEFKRKRREKEKKKRERIKSRLVESSKNEGKRTDSSEDEMKTTESRNISVDNKPIESILKTESFVRLLDIKETFKKPDSTKSSKKIQMPKSQDGRPSERKNSEDKCINKCDSSSQGKYAEKQVARVKDKCTDEHPTDENSAKQETKRVNDSTNKHSTETKDKNELRREKKLREKFTKKHPTEEKDNLRKNTENKVRDKLCTDTDSNGSLNQKVKDKSFSKQIKSEDRNSPERKERGKGKEDLEKFDDKSSSKDGYSLGKDNHLGKVQQKVAKKEEKEQIKREKLEKNKRERIEKQSKKYSLLESRLCELDEIIKNSLSFASMDIDRCMSALNELDNLPITQSVISREPDIIHTIRKCRKFKKSDVIKQKAEYLYHKFKNQLLVPEGENFGTVFDTENVRKCQETSEMEHQNKSDPTVTGRKPATVRSTGSKTENIGSYKLLIWRNIYFCAGMHFEYLFFLELFTNLFFM
- the LOC143254990 gene encoding uncharacterized protein LOC143254990 isoform X3 is translated as MREKAIFKPGDLVFAKVRGYPPWPARIEEKPPAGKKVPLNKYPVLFFGTYEIANLAPKDLFSYEDYKEKYGKPMKRKFFNDGLWELENNPTVVPPTQMNESPDDMEDDDAEKFSDDESNSVIAEDKPKEKLSSNRKRKIDQKVVKAKKARVGDNTVVQGELEKNTVHKNDSKHSNESQVRKNECEKETQRRKAGKIEPERSRSGRMIKRKKYSSESESEKEGNKEKNNDDDAEVKKSPVRRLSDQKGYSTEEEPAKSDDKTNKGKMKEDCSVDRTAHQKMNEIKEESSDAENNDKRMQIDDQQLSDDHLDKKLEKEQEESSLEFKRKRREKEKKKRERIKSRLVESSKNEGKRTDSSEDEMKTTESRNISVDNKPIESILKTESFVRLLDIKETFKKPDSTKSSKKIQMPKSQDGRPSERKNSEDKCINKCDSSSQGKYAEKQVARVKDKCTDEHPTDENSAKQETKRVNDSTNKHSTETKDKNELRREKKLREKFTKKHPTEEKDNLRKNTENKVRDKLCTDTDSNGSLNQKVKDKSFSKQIKSEDRNSPERKERGKGKEDLEKFDDKSSSKDGYSLGKDNHLGKVQQKVAKKEEKEQIKREKLEKNKRERIEKQSKKYSLLESRLCELDEIIKNSLSFASMDIDRCMSALNELDNLPITQSVISREPDIIHTIRKCRKFKKSDVIKQKAEYLYHKFKNQLLVPEGENFGTVFDTENVRKCQETSEMEHQNKSDPTVTAQDGDKSQDDRNSARGAPLVPSSSVSDPQSMYRNVSEPSSSDSDPQSMYRNVSEPSNVTISLE